A single window of Vigna unguiculata cultivar IT97K-499-35 chromosome 1, ASM411807v1, whole genome shotgun sequence DNA harbors:
- the LOC114190898 gene encoding syntaxin-71-like: MSVIDILTRVDFICKEYDKYDVEKQRDSNISVDVEIEALLQTAETASKEKSKASTVAINAEIRRTKARLLEEVPKLQNLAMKKDGSSLSLLLESQVKGLSSQEFAARNGLVLALPDRIQAIPDGTPAVPRQTGSWAASSSRPGIKFDSDGQFDEEYFHQTEESSRFRQEYEMRKMKLDQGLDMIAEGLDTLKNMAHDMYEELDRQVPLMDEIDAEVDKASSDLKNTNVRLRDTVNQVFLTENLILKFSSVSNCVSDEFYVESYIVLVFVQLQSSRNFCIDIVLLIIILGIAAYLYK, translated from the exons TCTCCGTCGATGTCGAAATCGAGGCCTTACTTCAG ACAGCAGAAACCGCTTCCAAGGAGAAAAGTAAGGCGTCTACTGTAGCTATCAATGCCGAGATTCGTCGTACTAAGGCTAGGTTGTTGGAGGAGGTTCCCAAGTTGCAGAATTTGGCTATGAAAAAGGATGGTTCTTCGCTTTCTCTGCTTCTTG AATCGCAGGTAAAGGGGCTTTCATCACAAGAATTTGCTGCCCGTAACGGTTTGGTTCTTGCATTGCCGGATAGGATTCAAGCTATCCCAGATGGGACCCCTGCAGTACCCAGACAAACGGGAAGTTGGGCAGCTTCTTCCTCACGTCCTGGAATTAAATTTGATTCAG ATGGACAATTTGATGAAGAATACTTCCATCAAACTGAAGAATCAAGTCGATTTAGGCAGGAGTATGAAATGCGTAAAATGAAACTG GATCAAGGTTTGGATATGATAGCCGAAGGATTGGATACTTTGAAAAACATGGCACATGATATGTATGAG GAACTGGATAGACAAGTACCACTGATGGATGAGATTGATGCTGAG gTGGACAAGGCATCTTCCGACCTTAAAAATACCAATGTTAGACTTCGAGACACAGTGAACCAAGTCTTTTTGACTGAAAATCttattcttaaattttcatCAGTTTCTAATTGCGTCAGTGATGAATTTTATGTTGAATCTTATATAGTTTTGGTATTCGTCCAGCTTCAGTCCAGTCGAAACTTTTGTATTGATATTGttttattgattataattttggGAATTGCTGCCTATTTGTACAAGTAA